The DNA region CCTGCGCCAAGGCAAATCCCGCTTGGAGCGCTCATACCAATCCAGCAGCTCCGTACTGAAGAAAATCTTGTTTTCCCTGCTCTCCTGCATCGATCTATGTTCTCCTTTTATGTGCCCTGTTCAATGCGTTCCACCACGGCAAAGGCGGACGCCAAATTCCGTTCGTGCGTAATGCTCAAATGGACCGTATACCGGCCATGGCCCGTCAACCCCAGCCGCTCCCAGGCTTCCGGCGGCATAAATACGCACGGCTTGCCGCTCGCATCCGGCAAAATCTCCATGTCGGCAAACCCGAGCGTCCTGCCGATGCCGCAGCCAAACGCCTTGCTGACGGCCTCCTTGGCGGCGAACCGCCCCGCCAAAAACTCTGCCGCACGCGCGGTTTGCCCCGGCAATTGCCGTTCGGCCGCGGTCAGGATGCGCCGCGTCAGCCGCTCGCCGACCGAACCGCTTAACATCCGCCGGACGCGTTCGATTTCGACAACATCATGTCCGATTCCGTAAATCAACGTAAGCCCTTCTTCCTCATACGGTTGGGATTATAGCCTGGCTTGCCTTACAAGCCGCCAATCACATTGTAACAGGGAAGCCGCTCCGGCGCGAGTCCGGCAGGGACAAAACGGCGCCTGCCTGACACCCGCCGCCTTCCTAAGCGAGTAGCGGTGCAGGTGTAGCTTACGAAGTGCGGTGCGATTCCAAATACTCCCCCGCTTCCCTCCCCCGGACTAGCTCCTGCCATTTTACTCTTGATATACTAGTGGACAAATGAAATAGCTGCAAAATGTACAGTTACTTATCCGGAAATGCTGCCACAGCGCTCGATTAAGTGTAATACCTGCAGTTCTCAGGTATCTTTCGAAAAATGAGGCTAAAAACGTAGAAATAAATGTACGAAATGCAATTAAACGAATGATTGGATAAATGGTTATAAAGTTAGTTGTATAATTTGCAATTAACGTTCAGAGTGGGGCCGATCAAGCGCGCTTTTGCCCCGCCCCTGGTTTCCCGGAAAGCAAGAATGATCAAGAAGAAGCGGCGCCCCCCATTTATACTAAGCACATAGACCGGTCTGGAGGATGTTCATGAACGCTGTCAGCACTATCATGCAAAGCATCGACTACATTGAAGAGCGGCTCGGCGAAGAGCTGACGCTAAGCAGGATCGCCAAAGCGATGTTTTATTCCGAGTACCATTTTCACCGCACTTTTTTGTACTTTGTCGGCGACACGGTCACATCCTATGTGCGGAAACGGAGATTGTCGACGGCGGCGGAACTGCTGACCGAAACCGACTTGAAGGTGCTGGAGATCGCGCTGCGGTGCGGCTTCGGCTCCCATGAAGCCTTTACCCGGGCGTTCCGGAAAATGTACGGCATCCTGCCGACAGAGTGCCGCAAGCTGGGCCGTCCGCCGTTTCTTGTGCCGCGCGCCGCGCCTCTTCCGACCATCGATGCGCAAATAACCAGTGATTGGGGAGATCAAATCATGCAATACCGTATCGAACAACTACCCGCCATGCGGATTCTGGGCTACGCGATGCAAAGCACCATCGTGGAAGGCAAAAACCATGACGATATTCCGGCATTTTGGCAAACGTACATGCAGGAGCGGCTCGGAGAACGGATTCCCGGCAAAAAAAATCCAAACGTCGAGCTTGGCGTTTGCTCCCCTACCGACGAAGACGGAACCTTCCAATATATCATCGGCTTTGAAGTGGACGAAGCGGCCGAGGTTCAGGAGGGCATAACAGAATATCTCATTCCGGCGGCTACCTACGCCATCTTTACGACACCTCCGGCCGGCGAGGACAATTTCAGCACGTCCATCCAAACGACCTGGGACGGGATTTTTGCGAACTGGTTCCCTGTATCCGGTTACGAGCAAATCAATGCCCCCGATTTCGAATGGTACGATGAACGCTGTTGGCCAAAAGAAGGCAAGCAGATCGATATCTACATTCCCGTCCAGCCAGCGAAATCCAATCCGGAAGCTTAAGTAGCCAACAACGCAAACAAAACGACAAAGAGGCTGCCTCGTAAGCCGCTGCGGCTAACGGGACAGCCTCAATATTTTCATTCAACTCATTCCGGCAAAAAGACAAATTGCGCTTCGCCGATTTCCAGCGTCCCGTTCTGCAAGCCCGGCGCGCCGGTCTTAAAAACAAGCTGCGTTAACCGCTCCGCGTCCCCCCGCTTGAACAGAAACGACTTGTCTCCGATGCCAAGCCGGGCCGATTCGCCGCCAGGTTCCGATTCCAGCAGCGGCAAACCGAACAACGCTTGCCAGTGTGCGGCCGCGGCCGCCGGATCGGAGACCGTAAACACGGCGCTGTGAATGTCCACTTCTCCCGCGGGATGATCTTGGATAATCCCCGATGCTTTCAGCCCCGACAAGCGCTCAGCATCCGTACCGTTCCATTGCAGGATAAACGGATAATTTAGGCCCCGGTAATGCCCGTCGATCGTAAACATCCGCCATTCGATCCAGTTCCCTCGCGCATCGAGCCTCCGCCCGTCCAAAATCGGCGAGAGTTCAAGGCCCTGACCCTGTAGACGGGACGCCAGCCCATCGATATCGTCCGTGCGCAGCGCGACCCGGCTGAACGCTTCGCGGGCTGGCAACTCCACCAAGGCGTCGCGGACAACCGCGTTGGGCGTATCGATTTTTTCCGCCAGCGGCCGGTCCTCGATCCCGAGAAATTCGATATACGTTAAGCCAAAATAACTTAGCGCGTTATACGTCCCCCAGAACTTATGGGAACCGCCTTTAAAGGCCGTCAGTCCCCATTTTGCAAACGCCTCAACCGGTGTATTCAAATCGTTGACGTATTGCACGGTGTGGTCCCACTTCAGCATCATTGGGACACTTCCTTTCCAAGTTCCGTTGTCCGTCTGACCGCCGTCAGCACGCTTCGCTGCAACCCGGCGGCAAAATCGCTGCGGTTCAGCTCGTGCAAGGCGTTAATGCCCACCCCGCCGGGGGAATTGTTGATGTCGAGAAGCTGGCGCGGATGCAGCCCGGTATGCCGCAGCATCGCCACCGCGCCTTCGACGTTCTCCAAAGCGATCCGCCAGGCCTGTTCCCGCGGCAGTCCGGCGAGCACCCCCGCATCGGCAAGGGATTCGATGAAATAATAAACATAATTCGGTCCGGCCACGCCGTAACCGGTAAAAACGTCAAGCTGCGCTTCGTCCACCACCTGCACTTTGCCAAACCCGTTCAGGAATGCTTCCACTTGGGCCAGTTCCGCATGTTCGTTAAACGCCACTCCGCTGTATCCGAAGCCGGTGTCCGTAAGCGTGTTCGGAATAACCCGGACAACGGAACGCTTGGAGCCGACATAACTTTCCAGCTTGGCTATGGTCACGCCCGCTACGATTGATACGACAACGCCGTCCTTGCCGGCAAACTCGCGGATCAATCCGCCGACCCCGGCCAAGTCATCCTGCGGCCGCACAGCGATCACGATCAGCTCGGCCTCCGCCAGCGCCTGTTTCGGTTCTTCCGCGGCCTGTATACGGTAGGTTTCACTTAAATATCGTACGCGCTCCTCCCGAACATCCGCCGCGCTGATCAGATGGGCCGGCACCGTCCCACTGCCGACAAGCGCCCGGATGATCGCTTCGGCCATCTGCCCTCCGCCGATGAAATGAATACGTTGCTGCGCCATTTTACATTACCTCCTCTATTAATTGTTCTCCCATGCCGCCGGCAAAATAAATCCGTCATACTTGTCCTGGGACTTGATGTACTCCTCGAACTCCGGGGATTCATAAGCGGCTTTCAGGTCTTTTGCCCATTGCGTGTTTTCGTCGGCCTTGTTTATAGATACGATAATCCGGTGCTGCTCAGGCGTATTTTCGATTTTTAAAGCCTCGGTAATTTTCCGCTTCGCATTCGCGATATAGTTGCCGTTCACCACCCCGAAATCGACATCCTTCAGCGACACTAAAATTTGCGCCGGATCCAGCACCTGAATGTCGATAGCGTATTGCCCCGGCGACACGCTGTTCAAGTTGAAGTCGGTCGTGCCGGCATTCTCGGCCACCTTCACCCAGCCCAGCTCCTCCAATATCCGGACGGCGCGCTCCTGATTCACCGGATCGTTGGGAACGGCCACCGTGCTGCCGTCCTTCACTTCGTCCAAAGACTGATGTCTCTCGGAATACAAGCCCTGCGGCGCGCTGGGAACAAAGGCGATGCCGGTCATGTCCATATGCAGCTCGTCATTGATCCCTTCCATGTATGCGGTGCTCTGGAACACGCTGGCATCGATAGACTCTTCCTGCATCGCCGGATTCACCTGCATATTTTGGGAAAAAGTTTTGATGTTCACTTTGTACCCTTTTTTCTCAAGGATCGGCAAGATGCCCGCCCGGAATTGTTCCTCATAGGTTCCGACGCCGAAGCCGACCGTAATCTCCTTTTTGTCTTGGCCGGCGGTGCTTTGTTTGCCGCAGGCGGAAAGCACCAGCAACAGTCCGATCAATAAAACAGCCGAAAATTTCTTCATGTTTACAACCCCTCTTCCAGTGAATTGCGCAATTGGTATAAAGCAGCGTCCGTCGCATTCACCGGCACCGCACAGTTCGGCGCCAGCAGGAACGGTTGGCCCCGCATCAGCGAAAGCGCCTCGCGGGCTTGCGCGCGAATGCGTTCAAGATCGCCGCCGGCGAACAGGGCATGGTCGATCCCTCCCACCTTCGTTGCCCGGAGCGGAGCGTCCAAACCGGCGTTGCCGGCGGCGTATGTATCCCAACTGATCCCCTCGATAGGATAATCGTTAAACCGTTCAGGCTGGGAATGAGCTCCGCAAGTATGCAGAATCCGTTTGCCGAAACTTGCCGCTTCAAGCACGATGTGATCATAAGGCCTTGAGAACTCGTTAAAAGCGGATTCGTCGAACAATCCCGGATGGGCGGTTCCCGTCACCGCGTAAAAAATGCCATCGATCCCGATCCGGCCGAGCTCCTCCACATACTCCGCCAAAGTTACCGCGATGGCGTGCAAAGCGCGGTGCACCCCGGCCCGCTGCCCGCCGAATAAAGCTGCGAGCGGGACGGGCCGTTCGCTGCCGTAAACCGTATCGTTCACGTAAGCCGACTGTCCCGCCAGAAACAACAATACCGTCAGCGGCGAGAAGACGGTTTGCGTCAACGGCGTATCCGCCAGTCCGGACCGGATCAGCCGGGCCGCCTGCAGCTGCTCCGCCAGCGGGGCCGATTCCGCCGCCCGCCGCGGCTCAATCCGCCATACATCGGCCGCCTCCCGAATGGCCGCCGCGGTCTGTTTGGGAAACACCGTGCGGTAATCGCGGAAATCGTAGCAGTTCCCCCAAGTTTCCGCGTAATAGGTCGCCCGCGGATTGATTTTGACCCAATCCCAAGCGAATTCCCGCGTAAAAGCGATCGTCGCTTCCGCCAAGTCCCCGGCATTTTGTTCTTTATTCAAAAAATGATGCCAGCCGCTGACAATCGGACGATCCGCCGTTTCGCCGGACAACAGGGCCCGAAATCGGGCCGTTTTATTCCAGTCTGCCATGTCGTTGTTCTCCCTCCAACAATTCCGAGTTATCAGGTTGGATAAGTTTAAATCATACTAGCATACCAAAAAGTTTGACGTCAATGTGATTTTTAATTGACACTCCTTCATTGATGGGGTTATATATATTTGAAAATACTATAAAATTCATCGGAAAAGTATGCATACGAGCATCAATGAATCAGGAGGAAGCCACATGACTCTAAACTCATCGGCAGGACGGCAAATGATTGAGATCAGGGATGTTTACAAAGTTTTCGAACGAAAAGGAATTTCCAGCACCGCGCTGCAAGGGGTAAGCTTAACCGTGGAAAAAGGGGATATTTTCGGGGTAATCGGCTACAGCGGAGCGGGCAAAAGCACCTTAATCCGCTTGGTCAACCGCCTGGAAAGACCCACCGGCGGACAAGTATTTATCGAAGGGCAGCCGCTTGATTCCTTAAATGCCGAGCAACTGCGGGCTTTGAAGAAACGGATCGGCATGATTTTTCAGCATTTCAACCTGCTGGAGTCGGGGACGGTTTATCATAACGTGGCCATACCGCTCATCCTGCAAAAAAAGCCGAAGCAAGAGATCCGGGAACGGGTCAGCGAGCTGCTGGAATTCGTCGGCCTTGGCGACAAAGCCGCAAGTTACCCGAGCGAACTGTCGGGCGGCCAAAAACAGCGGGTCGGGATCGCCCGGGCGCTGGCCTCCAATCCGTCCATTTTGCTGTGCGACGAACCTACCTCGGCGCTGGACCCGCAAACCACGCAAGCGATTTTGCAGCTGCTTAAACGCATCAACGCCGAATACCATATTACGATCATGATTATTACGCATGAAATGGCTGTCATTCAGGAAATTTGCAACCGCGTCGCCGTAATGGAGGCCGGCCGGATCGTCGAACAAGGCCCCGTGCTGGATGTGTTTGGCCGCCCGCAGCATCCGACGACGCGAAGCTTCGTGCAGACGGTCATTCACGACCGCCTGCCGCAAAGCGTTAAAATAAGCCTCGACCGGAAAGCGGAGAAAGCCCGCCTGTTTAAGCTGGGGTTTGTCGGGGCCGCCGCATCTTCCCCGATTATCAGCAGGCTGATTCGCCATTTTACCGACATGGAGGTTAATATTTTGTTTGCCTCCACCTCCGAAATTCAAGATACGACGCTCGGAAGCATGATCCTTCAGCTCCAAGGACCTTCCCGTACCATCGATGAAGCGGCCTGCTTCCTTCACGCCCAAGGCGTTCAAATTCAGGAGGTGACCGAAACCGTATGTTAAGTACAACCATTACCCTCGATCAATTTATGCAAGCCATCTATGAAACGATTTACATGGTCAGCTTCTCTTTGCTGCTTGGGGCATTGCTGGGCATACCGCTGGGTATTTTGCTCGTAGTAACGCGGCCCGGAGGTTTGCTGGAAAATAAGGCGGTGTACGCCCTGCTTAATCCGGTCATCAATATCGTCCGTTCGCTGCCGTTTATCATTTTGCTCGTCGCTATCATCCCGTTGACTCGGGCGATCGTTCAAACCTCCATCGGCACGAACGCGGCCATCGTTCCGCTGATCATTTATATTGCCCCGTATATTGCGCGGCTGGTCGAGAACTCGCTGCTGGAAGTAAATCCGGGAATATTGGAAGCGGCGGAAGCCATGGGGGCGACGCCCGCGCAGGTGATCTGGCACTTTCTGCTGCCCGAAGCGTTCGGCTCGCTTATTTTAAGCCTGACCACCGCAACGGTCGGATTGATTGGCGCAACCGCGATGGCCGGAACGGTTGGCGGGGGCGGCGTCGGAGATCTGGCTATTTCGTACGGATACCAGCGTTTCGACGATGTGGTGATGGTGGCTACGGTTATCGTGCTCGTTTTGTTCGTTCAGGGGCTGCAATCCCTCGGCAACTGGCTGGCGCGAAAAGTAAGGCGCCGCTAGTGCGCGGCGAAGCGGCCGCATAAAACAAGCTCAACCTGGAAGCCGGCACTTTAACAGCCGATTAGCGGAACGGCCGGCCGTCGGCCTGCAAAATAGCGGCACTTTATGTACTTATGATCCGGAGCCCGGCTAGTTCGTCTCCATTAGCGCCATTTTATGTACTTATTTCCCTATGAATGGTCCAGAACGCGGGCATTTCCTGGCGACGAGGGGAAATAGCGACATAATTTGCCTCTAATTCTCTCAATTGAACGGATATCGCCGGAATAACGCGCTTTTTTGTCCTTATTTTTTGCCGGATTTGCCCAAGGCAGGATGTACGTCTGATAGTTCAGCGTCCAAACGCAGTTTTGGGGTGCCGGATAAAAAGATGTTCTTATCCTCATAGCGCGGATTATATTTGCCTCCTATACTATTAAAGTAGAGACTGATATACCTGATTGATAGGAGGATGTACCGGTGAATTTTACAGCCATTGATTTTGAGACCGCCAATGCAAGCCGTTCAAGCGCCTGTTCCCTTGGGCTGGTTCAAGTTAGAAATGGAGTGGTGACGGCAGAACATGTCTGGTTGATCGATCCGCTCCAGCCGTTTGACAGGATGAATATCGCGATTCACGGAATCACTCCTTCCATGGTTGAGGGACAACCTTCCTTTGCCGAGCTTTGGCCTATTGTGGAGCCGCTGCTTCAAGGAGAAGTCGTCGTGGCCCATAACGCCGTTTTTGATATAAGCGTGCTGCGCTATTGTCTGGATGCCGCGGAATTGCGTTACCCTGATTTCCAGTACTTATGTACATACCGCATTGGAAAGGCGATGCTCCGGGAGCTTCCTTCCCATAAACTAAATATCGTCTCCAAGCATTTCGGCATCAGCTTTAAACATCATGATGCGCTTGATGACGCTAAGGCATCCGCTTATATTCTATTGAAACTAATGGAGCAGCAGCAGCAGGCCGATCCGCTCCAGCTTGCCGTCAGTCAGGGTTACAATCCCGGAACGATGTATGCGGGCGGTTATACTCCCTTTAAAGCTTTGCCCAAAAAACAGCAAAAAGTCGGCCAATGAAATGCAGGCAAAGAGTCAATTTTGGGGCATTCCGCCTGCCGTAAGACCATCGCACAAGGCAAAAAAAGCCAAGCAAAGGGACTTTAAATAAATTCATCCTCTTTAGCTTGGCTTCCTGCAAGCGCACATGCCGGCCGGCTAATGTCAGATCCCCGGGATCGGGCTGCGCTTATGCTCCGTTTTCAAATAGAACGATTCCAGGCGCTCCCGAACGGCCGGATCGACCTCTTTGCCTTCCAGATAGTCGCTGTTGTCTTCGTAGCTGATTCCCAGCTCCTTCTCGTCCGTCTGGCCTTCCCACAGCCCGGCGGTCGGCGCTTTGTCCAGCACGCTCTGCGGCACGCCAAGGCGGGCGGCGAGCTGGCGGACCTGGCGCTTGTTCAGGGAACTGAGCGGGGTAATGTCAACCGCGCCGTCCCCCCATTTCGTATAAAATCCGGTGATCGCTTCGGAGGCGTGATCGGTGCCGACCACCAGCAAATTCAATTCAAAGGCGAGCGCGTATTGCATCACCATTCTCGTCCGCGCTTTGACGTTGCCTTTGCCCGGCGCGCTGAGATGGCGCGGTTTGCCGATGTTTTTGAGGCCGTGCTCCACCTCCAGCGCGATTTCGTCCACAGCTTCCTCGATGTTCGTCTCCACGGTATGCTCGAGTCCAAACGCCTTGGCCACCTCGTAGCTGTGCTCAATGTCTTCCTGCTGCCCGTAAGGCTGGAACACGCCAAGCGTCATGTAAGGCTGGCCGGTTTCCTGCGTCAGCTCATCCGTCGCCCGTTTGCACAGGCCGGCCGTCACGGCGCTGTCGATGCCGCCGCTAATGGCGATCAGCAGACCGCTCGTCCGCGAGCTTTTCACATGCTCCTTCAAAAAATCGACGCGCTTACGGATTTCCGCATCGACGTCAATGACGGGCTTTACGCCCAAACGCTCAATAATTTCCTGCTGCAGACTCATTCCTTATCCCTCCAACTCCAATATCTTTTTTGCCATGTGCCATGAGCCCGTTTGGAACTCGCGCTACTATGTAAAAATGCCCCTGCGGTAACGGATTTGAGCCGAACCTCGGGGCGCTTGCGGCGCTGGGCGGATAGCCCTGCCGCGGATTGCAAACATGCGGATTACCGGCAGAAGCGGTCGAACGCGCTGGTCAGATCAGCGGCGATTTCCTCGGCCGAGCGGTCTTCGATTTGATGGCGCTCGATAAAATGCACCAATTCCCCATCCTTCATCAGCGCGATGGAAGGCGAGGACGGCGGATACGGCGCGAAATATTCGCGGGCTTTGGCGGTTGCTTCCTTATCCTGTCCGGCAAACACCGTAAACAGATGGTCCGGCGTCAAATCGTGCTGCAGCGCCTTCGCCACGCCCGGACGGCATTGGCCCGCCGCACAGCCGCAGACGGAGTTCACGACGACCAAAGCGGTTCCTTTCGCTCCGGGCAGCTTCTCCTCAACCTCTTCCGGCGTCCGCAGTTCCTGAATCCCCAGTACGGTTAATTCGTCTCTCATCGGTTGAACCATGTCTCTCATATATTGGTCAAATGACATAGACATTCAAATCACTCCTTGTGCATACGAAATAAGTGGCACCCGCAGCCTTGCCGTACCTATAGCTCCCGGCTTACGGATTATATCTATTATACATTCATCAAGTTGGAAAGCAAAGACAAACGGCGCAAGATTGAACCCTGCGTTGACCGGCCCGTTCCTGACGGCGCCCAACTTCTTGCGGAGCGGTTCTTCACTAGGCGCTTTACGTCTCGGCGAACGGAAAAAAGACCGTAAACGTCGTTCCTTCCCCTTCCCCGGAGCGGACGCTGATTTTGCCCCGGTGGCGTTCGATGATGCTGAGGCATAAGGCCAGTCCAATCCCCGTCCCCTTCTCTTTCGTCGTATAAAACGGTTCGAACAGCTTCGCCTGTTGACTTGGCGGTATTCCCGGACCCGTATCGGTCACGAGCAGCTCCACGCCGGAATCGGCCAACCTCGTTTCCATCGTCAGCTGCCCTTTTCCCTCCATCGCTTCCATGGCGTTGCGCGCCAAATTCAGGATCAGCTGCTTGATCTCCTTCCCGTTCAGCAGCAGCGCCGGCACCTGCTCATCCAGCTTGACCTCGATCGTCTGTCCGCGCAAATTGGCATCCGCCCACAGCAAAGGCGTCAGCTCCATGATGATGTCGTGCAGATCGCACAGCTCGTTTTCCATCGGGCGGTTTTGCGCCAGCGAGAGAAAATCGTTGATGATGCCGTTGGCCCGGTCGAGCTCGTCCAACACGATCCGGTAATAGTGGTCCAGATTGGACGGACTCTTCTCCCGCATCAGCTGCAGAAAGCCGCGAACGACGGCCATCGGGTTGCGGAGCTCATGCGTAATGCCGGCCGCCATTTGTCCGACGAGGCTCAGCCGCTCGACATGTCCCCGCTCCATGCGGAGGGTTTCCAGCTCCGTAATGTCCTGGACGATAGCCACGGCGCCGATGATTTCCCGGCTTTTTAGGATCGCCGAAGCGCTGGTAAAATAAATATGGTCATCGCTTTGCAGCAGCTCGGACGTTTTCGACTTTCCGGCAAGCGCACTTTTCACCCGGGAAGCGAGCTTGCCGATCGGCAAGCCGCCGAGGACGTCCTCCAGCTTGCGCGAGATCAGATCCGCGCGCGCCGCCGTTTCCGCCTGCTCGTTGCGGTGCATTCCATATAACTGGAGAAACGTATCGTTTACCGAGATAATAAAGCCTTGCTGATCCAGCAGAACGATGCCAAGCGGCGCGGCATCCATCATCTGCTGCAATCTCTCGGCTTCGCGGAAATATTCGCCCGAAAGCTGCGTAACCTGCTCGCGGAGTTTTTCCTTTTCCAGCGTGTTCTCCACCATATGGACAAACAAGCTGCCAACCGCCATCGCAATGCCGACATTAAGCAGAGTGGAAATTAAAGCGCTTAAATCCGAAATCAGGGATAAATCCCCCGTCAGGAACGGAGATCCGCCGCTCATCAGCCCGCCGCCCATGAAGCACAGCGAAAGAATCGCAACTTTGCCGTGCCGTTCGGTCCTTCTGAAATAACGGGAGGCTAAAAATACAAGCGGATAAAGCGGCAGCCCCGTCTCCAGTATAATTCCGGCCAAGGTGTGGTTTATTGTATACAACGGATAGATTATAATATGAAGCGCCGCAAGGATCGCTCCGCTCCGAAACCTGCCGTAAAGAATGAGCGCGAACAGCGGCAGTATTCCGAAATTAAGCGGGACCGCTTCCCACAGGCGAGAAGCGAACAAGGCGCAGAGCAGCATGCTGAACATACACGTAAACGTAAGTCCCTGGACGTAGGGCGTCCCTTTAGCAGCGGCACCATTTTGCTGTAAATGACAATTTCTTTTTTCATACGACAACGGAAACAGAAGCGCAGGCAAGCTGGCAATGAGCACCTGCAACACGATTTCTTTTACAGCCTCCACGTTCTCCCTCCTCAGGCGGAAGAATACCATTCTAGTTCGATTAAAACATAGGCGACAAAGTTTTACAATAATGCTTGGTTCAGAAAAATATAAATTATTTTAGGGCACAGGTGGATGAGCCTCGCAGTGTTGCATCGTCTCAAGAGTTTTAAAAATAAGTAAGAAAGTACAAACGGAAAGGAACGACGGCATGAAAAAATACGACGTTATCGTCATCGGAGGGGGGCCTTCCGGATTAATGGCGGCGATCGCCGCGGCCGAACAAGGCGCAAATGTGGCCCTGCTCGACAAAGGGGACAAGCTCGGACGCAAGCTCGGCATTTCCGGGGGCGGCCGCTGCAACGTAACCAACAACAAGGACATCGACGAGCTGATCGCTTATATCCCGGGGGGCGGCCGTTTCCTGTACAGCGCCTTTTCGCTGTTCGGCAACCGGGACATTATCGCTTTTTTTGAGAATTTGGGGATCGCCCTGAAGGAAGAGGACAATGGACGG from Paenibacillus macerans includes:
- a CDS encoding two-component system sensor histidine kinase NtrB, with the translated sequence MEAVKEIVLQVLIASLPALLFPLSYEKRNCHLQQNGAAAKGTPYVQGLTFTCMFSMLLCALFASRLWEAVPLNFGILPLFALILYGRFRSGAILAALHIIIYPLYTINHTLAGIILETGLPLYPLVFLASRYFRRTERHGKVAILSLCFMGGGLMSGGSPFLTGDLSLISDLSALISTLLNVGIAMAVGSLFVHMVENTLEKEKLREQVTQLSGEYFREAERLQQMMDAAPLGIVLLDQQGFIISVNDTFLQLYGMHRNEQAETAARADLISRKLEDVLGGLPIGKLASRVKSALAGKSKTSELLQSDDHIYFTSASAILKSREIIGAVAIVQDITELETLRMERGHVERLSLVGQMAAGITHELRNPMAVVRGFLQLMREKSPSNLDHYYRIVLDELDRANGIINDFLSLAQNRPMENELCDLHDIIMELTPLLWADANLRGQTIEVKLDEQVPALLLNGKEIKQLILNLARNAMEAMEGKGQLTMETRLADSGVELLVTDTGPGIPPSQQAKLFEPFYTTKEKGTGIGLALCLSIIERHRGKISVRSGEGEGTTFTVFFPFAET